The following coding sequences are from one Photobacterium angustum window:
- a CDS encoding M36 family metallopeptidase, giving the protein MKIIRVFIWLAMLISIVSCNGGSEDTAEPSSDSKTVVVDFTPEFTAFRMAVPSTKNEQIGKNASSPILLVGTLQATNTATNAVDEFDWKAYLHLDTFKVESETTVGLTPGNYDLVLDIEHDGQKYHGEANTDIVDGNSPVAMNLTPVLGKLDTDVSVNPEMAKLFFKVDPNELNLLGLGTPIVGIGLDNNQEMKFLINKNSAQSDLFFNIQYGSYLVDINFYDDTEKVGHLDVPNQALNIDQNTTVVNYDVVPLMGVTVITFNEQGDTTDITVKIPNSIITHVQQLSDLNTELKLLDPNNMIVFDDQVIFTQDPNTPNSYIATLPMNLNFAQTQTHGLFLTLKFFDTADNPTVAFASCTSESFHLEHNDKTLGCQVTFNDTTIDVVTALNAHFVVNVYDVNGNPVKDAQIFIDDATTPIGVTGEDPFTSEGAVVFNTSVGEHDIKAKAIGYLAEKVVNAAPLSINNVDLYLMIPESPPADAVEPRNYDTRVSLTENVNIPPSTEQTNLANDMMVRIPPVKIDYEKRTGVARVLYNQTGYLTDADPSKTTEQVVMDFLEDNRRLLHLSPTDIANVEQQVYETAATGAKRFYLQQKRHGRDVFNALLQVNVNRDGRILSVNNTFSPHIDQVILSKQAPTITVKQAIINAAEKVGIKVRHQPAIENEDLGADDQATKVNAASASREPIDAKLVYVPVKNDELRLAWSFLLFTHDQRHVYQMLVDANSGELLAYFDQVDEHSYEVFQYPVESPNHATPVNARQIEVNPAASPGSPWAWHDLNATIGDEFTIMRGNNVHAYNDSNNSGSPTGPEPDCMAGITCVFPLDFTLPPQDSSEAATANLFHWNNIIHDITYLYGFDQASGNFQVNQYGAPGAGGDDVMAEAQDGGGMNNANFWTPADGTRPRMQMYLWSYTTPQRDGDFDNAIIVHEYAHGISNRLVGGPANVNCLSNYQRPSEGISDLYALMMTQPTGLTGADPRAMGTYVLGQPTSGAGIRPQRYSTDPAVNNYTYESIISGMSVPHGVGSVWAQAAWEVYWALVDEHGFDINLYNSLGGSGNQRAMLYFTEGLKNTICSPSFIDTRDGIIQAAIDNYSGEDVCLIWRTFAGFGLGVDAVSPSSNSLNVTNGFGIPSSCDETADVWVEDTHYDYFGPAPDTGNEPDANMVGKSMWRSKAIWNRVVAGSPGPHQNPEFGQKNEIYVNVKNRGAATAFNTTVEVYWAHASTGLTWPTGWTLLGTDTIGTLPVGADVQATVTWEPPTTGHYCLVARLINPQDPMSFPETASINYNTRQNNNIAWRNMNVVDLLINQQQKISFIARGIDTSNQQIVLQIGHDEQQRFLNDGGRLAINLLEFTGVDEWQEITQLPFIIRNLQTPTGNANEANVQLRFSADPMPITDKESALYHLDVMQLGTTATGSNQEIGGVSYEIITRTHLTDTDKDQKPDIQDDDDDDDQVPDELDAYPLDQSRH; this is encoded by the coding sequence ATGAAAATTATTCGAGTATTTATATGGCTCGCAATGCTAATAAGTATTGTGAGTTGTAATGGTGGTAGTGAAGATACGGCGGAACCTAGCAGTGATAGCAAAACTGTAGTCGTTGATTTTACACCTGAATTCACCGCATTTCGTATGGCTGTTCCCTCCACAAAAAACGAACAAATAGGAAAAAATGCTTCATCACCAATCTTATTAGTGGGTACTTTACAAGCAACGAATACAGCTACGAATGCTGTCGATGAGTTCGATTGGAAAGCGTATCTACATCTTGATACTTTTAAAGTGGAATCGGAAACAACGGTTGGCCTAACACCGGGTAATTATGATCTTGTGCTTGATATTGAGCATGATGGACAAAAATATCATGGTGAAGCGAACACCGATATCGTCGATGGTAATTCTCCTGTTGCGATGAATTTAACCCCTGTTTTAGGAAAACTTGATACTGACGTCTCTGTTAATCCTGAAATGGCTAAACTCTTTTTTAAAGTCGACCCTAACGAATTAAATTTATTAGGTTTAGGGACCCCCATTGTTGGTATTGGGCTTGATAATAATCAAGAAATGAAGTTTTTAATCAACAAAAATTCAGCACAATCTGATCTTTTTTTTAATATCCAATATGGTAGCTATTTAGTTGATATTAATTTCTATGATGACACTGAAAAAGTGGGTCATTTAGATGTTCCCAATCAAGCATTAAATATTGATCAAAATACGACGGTTGTTAATTATGATGTGGTTCCATTGATGGGAGTCACCGTCATTACATTTAATGAGCAAGGTGATACTACAGATATCACGGTTAAAATTCCTAACTCGATCATTACCCATGTTCAGCAATTATCTGATCTTAATACTGAGCTTAAGCTGTTAGATCCTAACAATATGATAGTGTTTGATGATCAAGTGATATTTACCCAAGATCCAAATACACCTAATAGTTACATCGCAACGCTACCGATGAATTTGAATTTTGCTCAAACACAGACCCATGGTTTGTTTTTAACATTAAAATTTTTCGATACAGCGGATAATCCGACTGTCGCATTTGCAAGCTGTACTTCAGAAAGTTTTCATTTAGAGCACAATGATAAAACCTTAGGTTGTCAGGTAACGTTTAACGATACAACCATTGATGTTGTAACGGCACTTAATGCGCATTTTGTAGTGAATGTTTACGATGTAAACGGTAACCCCGTTAAAGATGCTCAAATCTTTATTGATGATGCAACAACTCCTATTGGTGTAACCGGAGAAGATCCGTTTACCAGTGAAGGTGCGGTTGTGTTTAATACATCAGTAGGTGAGCATGATATTAAGGCTAAAGCGATTGGTTATCTCGCTGAAAAAGTCGTTAATGCCGCACCTTTAAGTATCAATAATGTTGATTTATATTTAATGATCCCTGAATCGCCACCAGCAGATGCTGTTGAGCCAAGAAATTATGATACACGGGTATCTTTAACAGAAAATGTCAATATTCCGCCTAGTACAGAGCAAACAAACCTTGCTAATGACATGATGGTAAGAATACCGCCGGTTAAAATTGACTATGAAAAACGCACAGGTGTGGCACGTGTTCTTTATAATCAGACGGGTTATTTGACTGATGCTGATCCAAGTAAAACCACAGAGCAAGTGGTGATGGATTTTCTTGAAGATAATCGACGATTATTACATTTATCACCTACCGATATTGCCAATGTAGAACAACAAGTTTACGAAACAGCGGCGACAGGTGCGAAGCGTTTTTACCTACAACAAAAGCGTCATGGGCGTGATGTCTTTAATGCTTTGCTACAAGTTAATGTGAATCGTGATGGTCGGATCTTAAGTGTGAATAACACCTTCTCACCACATATTGATCAAGTGATCTTGAGCAAGCAAGCACCTACCATTACGGTTAAGCAAGCGATCATTAATGCTGCTGAAAAAGTAGGGATCAAGGTTCGCCACCAGCCAGCTATTGAAAATGAAGATCTTGGTGCAGACGATCAAGCAACAAAAGTTAATGCAGCCAGTGCTTCAAGAGAGCCTATTGACGCTAAATTAGTGTATGTGCCGGTAAAAAATGATGAACTACGCTTAGCATGGTCGTTTTTACTCTTCACTCACGATCAACGTCACGTTTATCAAATGCTGGTTGATGCCAATAGTGGTGAACTTTTAGCTTACTTTGATCAGGTTGATGAGCACAGCTATGAAGTGTTCCAATATCCGGTTGAATCACCTAATCATGCAACACCTGTTAACGCTCGCCAAATTGAAGTAAACCCTGCAGCAAGTCCCGGTTCACCATGGGCATGGCATGATCTTAATGCCACTATTGGTGATGAGTTTACTATCATGCGTGGTAATAATGTTCACGCTTATAATGATTCAAATAACTCTGGTTCACCGACAGGACCTGAGCCTGATTGTATGGCCGGTATTACCTGTGTCTTCCCGCTTGATTTCACCCTACCACCACAAGACAGTAGTGAAGCCGCAACCGCCAATTTATTCCACTGGAATAACATTATTCACGATATCACTTACCTTTATGGTTTTGATCAAGCATCAGGGAACTTCCAAGTTAACCAATATGGAGCACCTGGCGCTGGCGGTGATGATGTGATGGCTGAAGCGCAAGATGGCGGTGGGATGAATAATGCGAATTTCTGGACCCCTGCTGACGGTACACGCCCTAGAATGCAAATGTACCTATGGTCATATACCACTCCACAGCGTGACGGTGATTTTGATAATGCGATTATTGTCCATGAATATGCTCATGGTATTTCTAATCGTTTAGTCGGTGGTCCTGCAAATGTGAATTGCTTAAGTAATTACCAACGACCATCAGAAGGGATCAGTGATCTTTACGCATTGATGATGACTCAACCTACAGGACTCACAGGGGCCGATCCTCGTGCGATGGGGACCTATGTATTAGGTCAGCCAACCTCGGGTGCAGGTATACGTCCGCAACGTTATAGTACTGATCCTGCCGTCAACAATTACACTTATGAAAGCATTATCTCCGGTATGTCAGTTCCTCATGGTGTCGGCTCTGTATGGGCACAAGCGGCATGGGAAGTGTATTGGGCATTGGTAGATGAACATGGTTTTGATATTAACTTGTATAATTCATTAGGGGGCAGTGGTAACCAACGTGCCATGTTGTATTTCACCGAAGGGTTGAAAAATACCATTTGTTCACCAAGCTTTATTGATACACGTGACGGTATTATCCAAGCTGCTATCGATAATTATTCGGGTGAAGATGTTTGTTTAATTTGGCGTACGTTTGCAGGCTTTGGGCTCGGTGTTGATGCAGTATCACCAAGTAGTAATAGTTTAAATGTTACTAATGGCTTTGGTATTCCAAGCTCATGTGATGAGACTGCTGATGTGTGGGTGGAAGATACCCATTATGATTACTTTGGCCCCGCACCAGATACGGGCAATGAGCCGGATGCCAATATGGTTGGTAAATCTATGTGGCGCAGTAAAGCGATTTGGAACCGTGTCGTTGCAGGTAGTCCTGGCCCACATCAAAACCCAGAGTTTGGTCAGAAAAATGAAATTTACGTTAATGTGAAAAATCGTGGCGCAGCAACGGCCTTTAATACCACCGTTGAAGTTTACTGGGCACATGCATCAACGGGATTAACGTGGCCTACGGGTTGGACATTGCTTGGTACTGATACCATCGGCACTCTACCTGTGGGGGCTGATGTACAAGCAACAGTAACTTGGGAGCCACCAACAACGGGACATTATTGTTTAGTGGCACGATTAATTAACCCACAAGATCCAATGAGCTTCCCTGAAACAGCGAGCATTAACTATAATACTCGTCAGAACAATAATATTGCATGGCGAAATATGAATGTGGTTGATTTATTGATTAATCAGCAGCAAAAAATATCGTTTATTGCTAGAGGGATCGATACGAGTAATCAACAGATTGTTTTACAAATAGGTCATGATGAACAGCAACGCTTCCTCAATGATGGTGGTAGATTAGCGATTAATCTGCTTGAGTTTACAGGAGTAGATGAATGGCAAGAGATCACGCAATTGCCATTTATTATTCGTAATTTACAAACCCCAACAGGTAATGCCAATGAAGCGAATGTGCAATTACGCTTTAGCGCAGATCCTATGCCTATCACAGACAAAGAAAGTGCACTTTACCATCTTGATGTGATGCAGTTAGGTACAACTGCGACGGGGAGTAATCAAGAAATTGGTGGTGTATCGTATGAAATTATTACGCGTACTCACTTAACCGATACGGATAAAGATCAGAAACCTGACATCCAAGATGATGATGATGATGATGATCAAGTCCCTGATGAGTTAGATGCTTATCCACTTGATCAATCACGTCATTAA
- a CDS encoding AraC family transcriptional regulator, producing the protein MKNVYQPLFDDNNPPGDIFFGHTIFLPNTGTMKHAHPWGQLQLISGGIIELKAESKHFLAPPQFALWVPPAMEHQSYIRRSLNYCSMNITKPLANALPNYACLLEVSPLMQAMVSDLRERRIVSPETPQDKRLVKVLFDQVLMSKEHHQYLPTSDDKLLQTILIELEKNPTNNRSLAEWAKMLHTTERTLARHFKDKLGMNFTEWRQRRKFIYSLHLLRSGLSVKEIALTLGYHQASPFITAFKKQSGSTPDQYRQRLGDEAMPPKI; encoded by the coding sequence ATGAAAAACGTATACCAACCTTTATTTGATGATAATAATCCACCCGGTGATATCTTTTTTGGTCATACGATTTTTCTGCCTAATACAGGAACGATGAAACATGCTCATCCGTGGGGGCAATTGCAACTGATCAGTGGAGGGATCATTGAATTAAAGGCTGAGAGTAAACACTTTCTTGCCCCTCCCCAGTTTGCATTATGGGTACCACCAGCAATGGAGCATCAAAGTTATATTCGTCGTAGTTTAAATTATTGTTCAATGAACATTACCAAGCCACTAGCTAATGCGTTGCCGAATTATGCCTGTTTATTGGAAGTCAGCCCCTTAATGCAAGCTATGGTGAGTGATTTACGAGAACGTCGAATTGTTAGCCCTGAAACCCCACAAGATAAACGCTTAGTGAAAGTGCTGTTTGATCAAGTATTAATGAGTAAAGAACACCATCAATATTTACCAACAAGTGATGATAAGCTCTTACAAACAATATTGATTGAACTTGAAAAAAATCCAACCAATAATCGCAGTTTAGCTGAATGGGCAAAAATGCTTCATACGACAGAGCGTACCCTTGCCCGCCACTTCAAAGATAAACTCGGGATGAACTTTACCGAGTGGAGACAACGACGAAAGTTTATCTATTCTCTACATTTGCTTCGTAGTGGGTTATCCGTGAAAGAAATAGCATTAACACTTGGCTATCATCAGGCATCTCCCTTTATTACTGCGTTTAAAAAGCAGTCAGGCAGCACACCCGATCAATATCGTCAGCGCTTAGGTGATGAGGCGATGCCTCCGAAAATATAA
- a CDS encoding LamG-like jellyroll fold domain-containing protein codes for MVATYLTGCKSNNSSGNDKKKSHQNWKLAVLPDTQKYSENSPERYYSQTQWIADNWKEENIPFTIHLGDLVEHYDQPAEWDVACQAMDILGASDNTPYSLLCGNHDLENGDHFDIDRQSNEPFLNHFPENKIFEVNTCIAVSDCGFNSCHLFKEPHNNTEFLVFAIDWNPSEATFDWAQNLLDQYPNTPAILSTHQLLNIDSDGKSPLITSKGFEFWIDFIHKNDQIFLTMNGHHHGAANMVAKNAYGRDVLMMVVDYQADFWGGNGMLRTVGFDYSNNQLVIRSFSPWVQAIPDDERTPFDIPELTNETNHFEFDMNFEERFSNLNQGELSPMPALIDGTVGYWKFDQQNMMKVDDEGSVTSIFQDLSGNGSHFKMMPREANTGALKDYFEYSESAPENGHTAGSVLLKGNKAEDTGAYLSTLGTAISTNNWDQGYTIETFLQLPDDWESDLSRWGGILCQQASLNDFVKDAGEDPAVVMAISSLHEVQWETMDNQQQDTTTAWSWSLDLMRWYHIAIINDGEHTTMYIDGYKVMRNPTEKSHGLSIKEDTAWIVGSSCSNSKLHNPLYGYVSELRIVNRPLSSNELLTKA; via the coding sequence ATGGTTGCAACATATTTAACAGGATGTAAATCAAACAATAGCTCAGGCAATGATAAAAAGAAATCTCATCAAAACTGGAAATTAGCTGTTTTACCAGACACTCAAAAATATTCTGAAAATAGTCCTGAACGTTATTATTCTCAAACTCAATGGATCGCAGATAATTGGAAAGAAGAGAATATTCCATTCACTATTCACCTTGGTGATTTAGTCGAGCATTACGATCAACCAGCAGAGTGGGATGTGGCCTGTCAGGCAATGGATATTTTAGGCGCATCAGACAATACGCCTTATTCTCTCTTATGTGGTAATCACGATCTTGAAAACGGTGATCATTTTGATATTGACCGCCAAAGCAACGAACCATTTTTAAATCACTTCCCAGAGAATAAGATCTTTGAAGTCAATACATGCATCGCAGTCAGTGACTGTGGCTTCAATAGTTGTCATCTTTTCAAAGAGCCGCACAATAACACCGAGTTTTTAGTTTTTGCGATCGATTGGAACCCTTCAGAAGCGACGTTTGATTGGGCCCAAAACTTACTTGATCAATACCCTAACACCCCAGCTATTTTATCAACCCACCAACTTTTGAATATTGATAGTGATGGAAAGAGCCCATTAATCACCTCAAAAGGCTTTGAGTTCTGGATCGATTTTATTCATAAGAATGACCAGATCTTCCTAACCATGAATGGCCACCATCATGGTGCAGCTAATATGGTCGCCAAAAATGCTTATGGTCGTGATGTACTAATGATGGTTGTCGATTACCAAGCAGACTTTTGGGGAGGCAATGGCATGCTCCGTACTGTCGGTTTTGATTACAGTAATAATCAACTGGTCATTCGCTCATTCTCCCCTTGGGTTCAAGCGATTCCAGACGATGAACGAACACCGTTTGATATACCTGAGTTAACCAATGAGACCAACCACTTTGAGTTCGACATGAATTTTGAAGAGCGTTTTAGTAACTTAAATCAAGGGGAATTATCACCTATGCCAGCCCTTATTGACGGCACAGTGGGTTACTGGAAGTTCGATCAACAAAACATGATGAAAGTCGATGACGAAGGCAGTGTCACATCTATTTTTCAGGATCTTTCAGGAAACGGTAGCCATTTCAAAATGATGCCAAGAGAAGCCAACACTGGAGCACTGAAAGATTATTTTGAATACTCAGAATCTGCACCAGAAAACGGTCACACAGCAGGCTCTGTTCTACTAAAGGGTAATAAAGCGGAAGATACTGGCGCATACTTATCAACGCTGGGAACAGCAATCAGTACTAATAACTGGGATCAAGGTTATACCATTGAAACCTTCCTGCAGTTACCGGATGATTGGGAAAGTGATTTATCACGTTGGGGGGGAATTTTATGTCAGCAAGCCAGCCTCAATGATTTTGTTAAAGATGCTGGCGAAGATCCTGCCGTTGTCATGGCGATATCTTCTCTTCATGAGGTTCAATGGGAAACCATGGACAATCAACAGCAAGATACCACCACGGCGTGGTCTTGGAGTCTCGATTTGATGAGGTGGTACCATATCGCAATTATAAATGATGGCGAACATACCACTATGTACATTGATGGATACAAAGTAATGCGTAACCCAACGGAGAAAAGTCACGGCCTTTCAATCAAAGAAGATACCGCTTGGATTGTGGGATCATCATGTTCTAACAGTAAATTACATAACCCTTTGTATGGTTATGTCAGTGAGTTAAGAATAGTTAATAGACCTTTATCATCCAATGAGTTGTTAACAAAAGCCTAG